A section of the Drosophila sechellia strain sech25 chromosome 3L, ASM438219v1, whole genome shotgun sequence genome encodes:
- the LOC6605461 gene encoding melanotransferrin: MASSLVFVALVGALCFTLANAQHHYDEHKTTRMVWCTKSQAEQYKCQNLTVAIERDRALFDEVFLNLTCFMAYSADECIHHIDREKAHITTLDAGDVFTAGRYNSLIPIMQEKLDGGFADYQSVAVIKKGSLPDFNNLRDMRNKRVCFPWVGSLAGWIVPIHTLQREGGMEVVDCNNQVKTAASYFNNSCAVYSLSDKHNPIGDNSDKLCTLCTGKIPGGRCSSADPYFGYEGAFKCLLEKGDVAFLRHSTVNEMLQTTEFKNIAPDTFELLCRDGRRASINDYRQCNWGQVPADAIVTSSARSFSDRKQYQQFLKRIAELYSDGTRDDQSRQGGQGFNSRNNFNDQNAYGQFDNNDPYRTQNQYDQYRSERLDSSFAEERNQQDGTNTSILYEKFRIFESKRYGKPNLLFQDSSRALTVIPEDDQSFTKYLGPAINFIYGIRECPVPAMTLCVTSENELDKCIKMRTALKAHLLKPELICKKSHSHINCMQFIEAGKADISVFDAGDVYTGGLNYDLVPFMSEVYNLGEPEYYVVAVAKEDDPDTELTYLKGKNTCHTGINTAAGWTYPMALFISNGWIRPYGCDSVRAAAEYFTKSCVPGAISNEYNTGVPYDSMCDLCHGTSYRYCRRDASEEYYGHTGAFRCLVEGGGHVAFMKHTTVMESTGGKRKEWWARNALNDDFELLCTDGTRAEIQEYKRCNLGKVKANAVVTRGGVNYNETQMNAYINLLTYAQQLYGRKEVDAFSFSMFSSPIGHYDLIFQDATRQLQVIPPNKRRYDAYLGSDFMRARRITDCYAGASQVALSVGLLLVGSLVAML; this comes from the exons ATGGCTAGCAGCCTCGTTTTTGTGGCTCTAGTCGGAGCCTTATGCTTTACGCTCGCTAACG CACAACATCACTACGATGAGCACAAGACCACACGGATGGTGTGGTGCACCAAGAGCCAGGCGGAGCAGTACAAGTGCCAGAACCTCACGGTGGCCATCGAGCGGGATCGGGCGCTATTCGACGAGGTGTTCCTCAATCTCACCTGCTTCATGGCCTACAGTGCGGATGAGTGCATCCACCACATCGATCGCGAGAAGGCGCACATCACCACGCTGGATGCGGGCGATGTCTTCACTGCTGGACGGTACAACTCACTCATACCCATCATGCAGGAGAAACTGGATGGTGGGTTTGCGGACTATCAATCCGTGGCCGTGATCAAAAAGGGATCTCTACCAGACTTCAACAATCTGCGCGACATGCGCAACAAGAGAGTGTGCTTCCCCTGGGTGGGCAGCTTGGCCGGTTGGATTGTGCCCATTCACACG cTCCAAAGGGAGGGCGGCATGGAAGTGGTGGACTGCAACAACCAGGTGAAGACGGCCGCCAGCTATTTCAATAATTCGTGTGCTGTATATTCGCTTTCCGACAaacacaatcccattggcgaCAACTCCGATAA ACTTTGTACGCTGTGCACTGGAAAGATCCCCGGAGGACGTTGCTCGTCTGCGGATCCCTACTTTGGCTACGAAGGAGCCTTCAAATGTCTGCTGGAAAAAGGAGATGTTGCCTTCTTGCGCCACTCGACTGTGAATGAAATGCTTCAAACCACCGAATTCA AGAACATAGCACCCGACACTTTTGAGCTGCTCTGTCGCGATGGTCGCCGTGCCTCCATCAACGATTATCGCCAGTGTAATTGGGGCCAAGTGCCCGCCGATGCCATTGTCACATCTTCGGCTCGCAGCTTCAGCGATCGCAAGCAGTATCAGCAGTTCCTGAAGCGCATCGCCGAGCTCTACTCCGACGGCACACGTGATGATCAGAGCAGGCAGGGAGGACAAGGCTTTAACAGCCGTAACAACTTCAACGACCAGAATGCCTATGGCCAGTTCGATAATAATGATCCGTACAGAACGCAGAATCAATACGATCAGTATCGCAGCGAGCGATTGGACAGCAGTTTCGCAGAGGAAAGAAACCAGCAGGACGGCACGAACACTTCCATACTCTATGAGAAGTTCCGCATCTTCGAGTCGAAGCGCTATGGCAAGCCAAATTTGTTGTTCCAG GATTCAAGTCGCGCTCTAACCGTGATTCCCGAAGATGATCAGTCTTTTACCAAGTACCTGGGCCCTGCCATCAACTTTATCTACGGCATCCGTGAGTGTCCAGTTCCAGCGATGACGCTTTGCGTGACTTCAGAGAATGAGCTTGATAAATGCATCAAGATGAGG ACTGCCCTGAAGGCTCACCTCCTGAAACCAGAACTCATCTGCAAGAAAAGTCACTCCCACATCAACTGCATGCAGTTCATCGAAGCGGGCAAGGCAGACATCTCGGTTTTCGATGCCGGCGATGTCTACACTGGTGGCCTCAACTACGACCTGGTGCCCTTCATGTCGGAGGTGTACAATCTGGGCGAGCCCGAGTACTATGTGGTGGCCGTGGCCAAGGAGGATGATCCCGATACGGAGCTAACTTACCTGAAGGGTAAGAATACCTGCCACACGGGCATTAACACCGCCGCTGGCTGGACATATCCGATGGCGCTATTCATCTCGAACGGCTGGATTCGTCCCTACGGATGCGATTCGGTTCGAGCTGCCGCGGAATACTTCACAAAGTCGTGTGTGCCGGGTGCCATTAGCAATGAGTACAACACCGGAGTGCCATACGACAGCATGTGCGATCTGTGTCATGGAACTAGCTATCGCTACTGTCGTCGCGATGCCTCCGAGGAATACTACGGGCACACGGGTGCATTCCGTTGCCTCGTCGAGGGCGGCGGTCACGTGGCCTTCATGAAGCACACCACGGTGATGGAAAGCACGGGCGGCAAACGCAAGGAATGGTGGGCCAGGAATGCCCTGAACGATGACTTCGAGCTGCTCTGCACGGATGGTACTCGTGCCGAGATCCAGGAATACAAGCGCTGCAATCTGGGCAAGGTTAAGGCCAATGCTGTCGTCACCCGCGGCGGAGTCAACTACAATGAGACCCAGATGAATGCCTACATCAATCTGCTGACCTATGCCCAACAACTGTACGGTCGCAAGGAAGTGGACGCCTTcagtttcagcatgttctccTCGCCGATCGGGCACTACGatctgatcttccaggatgcCACGCGGCAGCTGCAAGTCATCCCGCCCAATAAGCGCAGGTACGATGCCTATTTGGGCAGCGATTTCATGCGGGCTCGCCGCATCACCGACTGCTATGCTGGTGCCTCCCAGGTGGCATTATCCGTGGGCCTGCTCCTCGTGGGCTCCCTGGTTGCAATGCTCTGA
- the LOC6605463 gene encoding probable phosphomannomutase yields MSTAALKRDEILLLFDVDGTLTMPRSVVTPEFEEFFYSRVKPRATIGIVGGSDLEKMFEQLNGRKILNEFDFIFPENGLVQIEGGKEVGKQNIIMHLGEETVKRFINFVLRYLSELDVPIKRGTFIEFRNGMMNVCPIGRQCTREERNMFAEYDIEHKVREKMIKDLKQEFADVDLTYSIGGQISFDVFPHGWDKTYCLRHIEAHYKFKEIHFFGDKTEPGGNDYEIYSDPRTISHRVYTPKDTQRILTEILEL; encoded by the coding sequence ATGAGCACCGCCGCATTGAAGCGTGATGAAATCCTGCTGCTCTTCGACGTGGACGGCACGCTAACGATGCCCAGATCCGTGGTCACGCCGGAGTTCGAGGAGTTCTTCTACTCGCGGGTGAAGCCGAGGGCGACCATCGGAATCGTCGGAGGATCGGATCTGGAGAAGATGTTCGAGCAGCTAAACGGCAGGAAGATACTCAACGAGTTCGACTTCATATTCCCGGAGAATGGGCTGGTGCAGATCGAGGGCGGAAAGGAGGTGGGAAAGCAGAATATCATCATGCATTTGGGCGAGGAGACGGTGAAGCGTTTCATTAACTTTGTGCTGCGCTATCTGTCCGAACTGGATGTGCCCATCAAGAGGGGCACCTTCATCGAGTTCCGGAATGGCATGATGAACGTGTGTCCCATTGGCAGGCAGTGCACTCGGGAGGAGCGCAACATGTTCGCCGAATACGACATTGAGCACAAGGTGCGCGAGAAAATGATCAAGGACCTGAAGCAGGAGTTTGCCGATGTGGATCTCACGTACTCGATTGGTGGTCAGATCAGCTTCGATGTCTTCCCGCATGGTTGGGACAAGACCTACTGCTTGCGACACATCGAAGCGCACTACAAGTTCAAGGAAATCCACTTTTTCGGCGATAAAACGGAGCCGGGCGGCAATGACTATGAGATCTATAGCGATCCTCGAACCATCAGCCATAGGGTATATACTCCCAAGGACACGCAACGCATTCTCACCGAGATTCTGGAGCTGTGA
- the LOC6605466 gene encoding uncharacterized protein LOC6605466 gives MQYTALHWAAKHGNEDVVKLIAGTYKADVNARTNGGYTPLHLATQFGRDNIFELLWNVYKANRDIMDWSGNKPLDYSRQRSSVSASTCSKIKARKKHAIEKDLGFLRIGSLNVRVKKTTEAFSNFLGVGNGSGVAPTGYGNGGSAGAANRHHPRSHRAPHQRHHHHVGTTRSRHPNQRAAMSTPYATNGGLPSRASVPNSRNIYDGVHKSWGSADNIPHRSEDLMPPPKAVEYISKRNKSSKRSSYASNTTDSPRDSICSSNSSSNLNGGYSSMPTTPNQLRAPKGIAASFAVDSDSDSACGFDSSWSVNCRGSSNSNRSQS, from the exons ATGCAGTAT ACCGCTCTACACTGGGCAGCGAAGCACGGAAACGAGGATGTGGTTAAACTAATTGCCGGCACCTACAAGGCGGATGTGAATGCGAGAACG AACGGG GGATACACTCCTCTCCATTTGGCCACCCAGTTTGGTAGGGATAACATCTTTGAATTACTTTGGAATGTTTACA AGGCCAATCGGGACATCATGGACTGGAGCGGCAACAAGCCACTGGACTACAGTCGCCAGCGGTCGAGCGTCTCGGCCTCGACGTGCAGCA AAATCAAGGCTCGCAAAAAGCATGCAA TCGAAAAAGATTTGGGCTTCCTACGGATTGGTTCTCTGAATGTCCGGGTAAAGAAGACCACCGAGGCGTTCAGCAACTTCTTGGGAGTGGGCAATGGCAGTGGGGTGGCGCCGACGGGCTATGGCAATGGCGGGTCGGCGGGAGCAGCAAATCGCCATCACCCTCGATCTCACCGAGCCCCTCATCAGCGTCATCATCACCACGTTGGTACGACACGGAGTCGCCATCCGAATCAGAGGGCAGCGATGAGCACACCCTATGCCACGAACGGCGGCCTTCCGTCAAGGGCGAGTGTGCCCAATAGCCGGAACATCTACGATGGAGTGCACAAGTCGTGGGGATCGGCGGACAACATACCGCATCGATCGGAGGACCTAATGCCGCCGCCCAAGGCGGTGGAGTATATCAGCAAGCGGAATAAGTCCTCGAAGCGTTCGTCCTATGCATCGAACACCACCGATTCGCCGCGTGATTCCATCTGCTCCTCGAACTCCAGCTCGAATCTGAATGGCGGATATAGCAGCATGCCCACGACACCGAATCAGTTGCGTGCTCCCAAGGGCATCGCCGCATCCTTCGCCGTGGACTCCGACTCGGACTCCGCCTGCGGCTTCGACTCCAGCTGGTCGGTCAACTGTCGCGGTTCCTCGAACAGCAATCGCTCGCAATCCTAA
- the LOC6605462 gene encoding uncharacterized protein LOC6605462, which produces MAVLRGWRFVGFVSCIVGAVGLTLYPVIVDPMVNTEKYKTLQEYSKIKRDELQHIKRQ; this is translated from the coding sequence ATGGCAGTCCTGCGTGGTTGGAGATTCGTTGGATTCGTGTCCTGCATTGTGGGCGCAGTGGGCCTCACCCTATACCCCGTGATTGTGGACCCAATGGTGAACACGGAGAAATACAAGACGCTGCAGGAATACAGCAAAATCAAGCGAGATGAACTGCAGCACATTAAAAGGCAGTAG
- the LOC6605465 gene encoding kelch domain-containing protein 4: protein MGKKDKNKKKGKGAEKTAMKTDKKQAARQKKMLEKLGEANIADIIQLLEAKEGKIEAISESVCPPPTPRSNFTLVCHPEKEELIMFGGELYTGTKTTVYNDLFFYNTKAVEWRQLKSPSGPTPRSGHQMVAVASNGGELWMFGGEHASPSQLQFHHYKDLWKFALKSRKWERLTAPNGPSPRSGHRMTVSKKRLFIFGGFHDNNQSYHYFNDVHIFSLESYQWLKAEIAGAIVPSPRSGCCIAASPEGKIYVWGGYSRASMKKEADRGVTHTDMFVLSQDKNAGDADNKYKWAPVKPGGYKPKPRSSVGCTVAANGKAYTFGGVMDVDEDDEDVHGQFGDDLLAFDLTSQTWRLQEIQNKSSSAEKKDSEESKDVEMSAVDKPVTTTTDGIFTVTVGGPSTSTPFVSKIPSLFAKPKPTNVPSPRMNPGMCVCKGTLYIFGGIFEEDDKQFTYNDFYALDLHKLEWKVLIPNSLKAHEWEDSDSSSSDEECSGSDEDISSSSGMDTD from the exons ATGggcaaaaaggacaaaaacaaGAAGAAGGGCAAGGGAGCGGAGAAAACCGCTATGAAAACGGACAAAAAACAGGCGGCGCGGCAAAAGAAAATGCTGGAAAAACTGGGAGAA GCAAATATAGCTGATATCATCCAATTACTGGAGGCCAAGGAGGGCAAGATTGAGGCCATCAGTGAGTCCGTTTGCCCGCCACCAACTCCCCGATCCAATTTCACCTTAGTTTGCCATCCGGAAAAGGAGGAGCTCATCATGTTTGGCGGCGAACTGTACACTGGCACAAAAACCACCGTGTATAACGATTTGTTCTTTTACAACACCAAAGCCGTCGAGTGGAGGCAGCTGAAATCGCCATCGGGACCCACGCCCAGAAGTGGACACCAAATGGTGGCGGTGGCCAGCAATGGAGGAGAACTCTGG ATGTTTGGTGGCGAGCACGCCAGTCCCTCCCAGCTGCAGTTCCATCACTACAAGGATCTCTGGAAGTTCGCACTGAAATCCCGCAAATGGGAGAGGTTAACTGCGCCCAATGGACCAAGTCCTCGGAGCGGGCATCGAATGACCGTCTCCAAGAAGCGCCTGTTCATCTTCGGTGGCTTCCATGACAATAATCAATCGTATCATTACTTCAATGATGTTCACATCTTCTCATTGGAATCCTATCAGTGGCTTAAAGCGGAAATAGCAGGTGCGATTGTGCCATCTCCTCGTTCTGGTTGCTGTATTGCAGCTTCTCCGGAGGGAAAGATCTACGTGTGGGGCGGTTACTCGCGGGCCTCCATGAAGAAGGAGGCGGACAGAGGAGTAACACACACGGATATGTTTGTCCTGAGTCAAGATA AAAACGCCGGCGATGCAGACAACAAGTACAAGTGGGCACCTGTGAAACCTGGCGGATATAAGCCCAAACCGCGAAGTAGCGTTGGCTGCACTGTGGCTGCGAATGGCAAGGCCTATACATTCGGTGGTGTTATGGACGTCGATGAGGACGACGAAGATGTGCACGGACAGTTCGGCGATGATCTACTGGCCTTCGATTTGACCTCCCAGACATGGAGATTGCAGGAGATCCAAAATAAAAGCAGCAGCGCTGAGAAGAAGGATTCGGAGGAAAGCAAAGACGTGGAGATGTCGGCTGTTGATAAGCCAGTGACCACCACCACGGATGGAATTTTCACGGTCACCGTTGGCGGACCCAGTACCAGCACGCCATTCGTGTCCAAAATACCCAGCCTGTTCGCCAAACCCAAGCCGACGAATGTGCCATCTCCGCGCATGAATCCCGGCATGTGCGTGTGCAAGGGAACGCTGTATATTTTCGGTGGCATCTTCGAAGAGGACGACAAGCAGTTCACCTACAACGATTTCTACGCCCTGGACTTGCACAAGCTGGAGTGGAAGGTGCTAATCCCCAATAGCTTGAAGGCCCACGAATGGGAGGATagcgacagcagcagctcTGACGAGGAGTGCAGTGGCAGCGATGAGGATATCTCCAGCAGCTCGGGCATGGACACGGATTAA